In Isoptericola variabilis 225, the genomic window AACGTCGAGGCCGAGGGCATCGAGATCGGCCCGTCGCCGACGGACTCCGCGCTCGCCGCGGACCTGGCGCTGCCGATCGAGGAGCTCAACCTCACCATCCGGTCGTACAACTGCCTCAAGCGCGAGGGCATCCACCAGGTCGGTGAGCTCGTCGCGCGCAGCGAGGCGGACCTGCTCGACATCCGCAACTTCGGCGCGAAGTCCATCAACGAGGTCAAGGAGAAGCTCGCCGAGCTCGGCCTGTCCCTCAAGGACTCCCCGCTGGACTTCGACCCGTCCGGCGCCGCGTACTACGGCGGCGGCGACGACGAGGCCGCGTACACCGACGAGCAGCAGTACTGACGGGTAACCACACCCTCAAGGAGAACCTGACATGCCTACCCCCACCAAGGGTCCGCGGCTCGGCGGTGGCCCGGCTCACGAGCGCCTGATCCTCGCGAACCTGTCCACGGCGCTCTTCGAGCACGGCCGCATCACGACCACGGAGACGAAGGCCAAGCGCCTGCGCCCCCTGGCCGAGCGCCTCATCACGTTCGCGAAGCGCGGCGACCTGCACGCGCGTCGTCGCGTGCTGACCGTCGTGCGCGACAAGTCCGTCGTGCACACGCTGTTCACCGAGATCGCCCCGGCCATGGCCGAGCGCAACGGTGGCTACACGCGCATCACGAAGGTCGGCAACCGCAAGGGCGACAACGCGCCCATGGCGGTCATCGAGCTCGTGACCGAGCCGGTGAGCCCGAAGCAGGCCGTCGTCAAGGAGGCCACGAAGGCCACCGAGAAGGCTGCGAAGAAGGGCTCGAAGAAGGACGCCGAGACGGCGGCCCCGGTCGAGGAGACCGAGGAGACCACGGCCGCCGAGGCGGAGGCCACCGAGGCCCCCGCCGAGGAGACCGCCGCCCCGGCCGAGGCCGAGGCGACCGAGGCTCCGGCCGAGGAGACCGCCGCCGAGGAGACCGAGGAGAAGAAGGAGGCCTGAGCCTCCCGCTTCCCCCGGCGCCACGCCGCACGAGGGCCCCGCACCACCACCGGTGGAGCGGGGCCCTCGCGCGCTGTCTACCGTGGTTCCCATGACGCTCGCTCGCCCGGTACCGGTCGTGCTCGTGCACGGCTCCCGCACCTCGCGCACCATGTGGCGCCGCCAGCTCGAGGCGCTCGACGCCGCGGGCGTGCCGGTCGAGGCGATCGAGCTGCCCGGGCACGGTGCGCGGCGCGGCGAGCCGTTCACCCTCGACGGCGCGGTCGAGGCCGTGCACGACGGCGTGCGCCGCG contains:
- the rplQ gene encoding 50S ribosomal protein L17, with the translated sequence MPTPTKGPRLGGGPAHERLILANLSTALFEHGRITTTETKAKRLRPLAERLITFAKRGDLHARRRVLTVVRDKSVVHTLFTEIAPAMAERNGGYTRITKVGNRKGDNAPMAVIELVTEPVSPKQAVVKEATKATEKAAKKGSKKDAETAAPVEETEETTAAEAEATEAPAEETAAPAEAEATEAPAEETAAEETEEKKEA